In Cryptomeria japonica chromosome 10, Sugi_1.0, whole genome shotgun sequence, a genomic segment contains:
- the LOC131055908 gene encoding uncharacterized protein LOC131055908 — protein MSQPQLFTIDFLGIGSDQNGSPQLLHSRSMQSCLGNIKPHMLQQVPSHGLLSDSEIFHREGQIRVCEGIKTLDLFPQHPLGFQSNGKQGMSESALLDTQIEISEAVTTNPAILYNYPRQSVSNSEESTEGGKQRHAVETSNANLPMAKRLSLQRFLQKRKERLSRVIPYVTSSK, from the exons ATGTCTCAACCCCAGCTCTTCACCATCGATTTCTTGGGAATTGGAAGTGATCAGAATGGCAGCCCCCAACTTCTGCACAGTCGAT CTATGCAGTCATGCCTGGGAAACATAAAACCCCATATGCTGCAACAAGTGCCCTCACACGGACTTTTGAGCGATTCAGAAATTTTTCACAGAGAAGGTCAGATTAGGGTTTGTGAAGGAATTAAGACCCTGGATCTGTTTCCGCAGCATCCTCTAGGGTTTCAATCCAATGGTAAACAGGGCATGAGCGAATCGGCTTTGTTGGATACACAAATTGAAATTTCTGAAGCTGTTACAACCAATCCAGCAATTTTGTACAATTATCCAAGGCAAAGTGTTTCAAATTCAGAAGAATCCACAGAAGGGGGAAAGCAAAGGCACGCTGTTGAAACATCAAATGCCA ATCTTCCGATGGCTAAGAGATTATCCCTTCAACGATTTCTGCAGAAACGGAAAGAGAG ACTGAGCAGAGTCATTCCCTACGTGACGTCATCTAAGTAA